A genomic stretch from Candidatus Nitrotoga arctica includes:
- a CDS encoding GNAT family N-acetyltransferase, whose translation MSWQVEWIEGGAHAADAALAARWDTAFELYGDIWQCRQFACSWERTIAAAEGRRPFLIHASDNANHEILYLLYARETLLFGLMRTIVEPIGGLLHFDYQNPLPLGVTMQAEDWDTFWSALYQSATAVFPKLGQLAAYRLFETHSGTTVEPGKPDPVAPFLPFEPGQTLEQVLQNCGASHRGNVRRSIRQAEKLGTVSLEIITDIDVASALEQMFVTYENQWGTDDKPHFFKVLEVRMFYKDLADIAQQLGKLHFSRLVVGDKVWHWHFGFVHRGSLLWLKPTYTTQVQKYSPGVVHLALLIDHCLANDLHEIDFGYGAEPYKFSWSNHSRSLYSREFMDNNALFTLARCVSSYRRALKQSSLANYIKWKWSTWRKDNDAN comes from the coding sequence ATGAGTTGGCAGGTTGAATGGATCGAGGGAGGTGCACATGCAGCGGATGCAGCCCTTGCCGCACGCTGGGATACAGCCTTTGAGTTATACGGTGATATTTGGCAGTGCAGGCAATTTGCCTGTAGTTGGGAGCGTACCATTGCCGCCGCCGAGGGACGCAGACCCTTTCTTATACACGCTAGCGATAATGCCAATCACGAAATCTTGTATTTGCTTTATGCTAGAGAGACACTGCTATTTGGTTTGATGCGGACAATTGTTGAACCTATTGGCGGCCTATTGCATTTTGATTATCAAAACCCCTTGCCTCTCGGCGTGACTATGCAGGCAGAAGATTGGGATACTTTTTGGTCTGCATTGTACCAATCTGCTACAGCAGTATTCCCAAAGTTAGGCCAGCTTGCGGCCTATCGACTATTTGAGACACACTCAGGCACGACTGTAGAGCCGGGAAAGCCAGATCCAGTGGCACCCTTCCTGCCTTTCGAACCCGGGCAAACCTTGGAGCAGGTTTTACAGAACTGTGGTGCATCACATCGCGGAAATGTACGCAGGAGCATCCGACAGGCAGAGAAACTTGGGACCGTGTCCCTAGAGATAATCACGGATATTGATGTAGCCAGCGCCCTGGAACAAATGTTCGTCACCTATGAAAATCAATGGGGTACGGATGATAAACCTCATTTTTTCAAAGTCCTTGAAGTGCGAATGTTTTACAAAGACCTGGCAGACATCGCGCAGCAGCTCGGCAAGCTGCACTTCAGCCGCCTAGTAGTTGGAGATAAGGTGTGGCACTGGCATTTCGGCTTCGTTCATAGAGGCTCATTGCTTTGGTTAAAGCCAACGTATACTACCCAAGTACAAAAGTATTCTCCCGGTGTTGTTCATCTTGCTTTGCTAATAGATCATTGTCTAGCCAATGATCTGCACGAAATCGATTTTGGTTACGGCGCGGAGCCTTACAAGTTTTCGTGGTCTAACCACAGTCGCTCGCTCTATTCACGCGAGTTCATGGATAACAATGCCTTGTTTACACTTGCCAGATGCGTTAGCAGCTATCGACGTGCTCTAAAGCAATCAAGCTTGGCAAATTACATAAAGTGGAAATGGAGCACTTGGCGGAAAGACAACGATGCAAATTAA